Part of the Mercenaria mercenaria strain notata chromosome 8, MADL_Memer_1, whole genome shotgun sequence genome is shown below.
catgattccatacgTTTTTGACAGTTacagccagcagagttttcgtgatatcagggctgatttttaaattaataatttgatatttcaaacatatgatatttgttcatttttgtgtcgaatagcattttgctttttttcgaaaacactcgtaaatgtgtcattatttacaaaaacaaaaacccacctacctcgactttgtatatattgatgcgcaacaccagcaccggaagtcgcgcaacccattttaagcgtattcttagtgggaattggattgcgcgtttaccacccgtgagaAAGCTcagttacatgcatgtgatcacaCAAAATATGGAGAATAAGCATAGATggtagcatgtttgaaatatacttagaatgcctatCTACATGACATGCAAAGATGAGATTGCTTTTTATAGCTTACAAGGActactttatcattttattacttatacaaacacatagtTTTTGTCAAACTATAGGCATGGaaatacatgcaagatttgcaACAGTCCTGTAGTGatgtgtatttcggatagaaattattttcgtcattctgaagctgtatcttaagaaataccactgaatataTATAACTACCATATGTGCAAACATGTTTCTGAGAAGCAAGTTTGCCAAAGTAGGTTATTGTTAGTGCCCTAAGCTGAACAAACATGGTAAAGGATCTAATAATTATGCCCTAGTGCACCCTAGAAAGGGCAAACTGCTTCCGTTTGAATAAAGTTAGGATATAACCTTCTAATAATCccacaggccaagtttgatgaacatccaacaagcggttcatgagaagaaggcatttctataaaaaaaatgtagatcTAGTGGCCCCTAagaggggccaagtgcccccaatcgaaatttgagaaaggaccttatactgatatctagaccaagtttgataaagatacatcaactggttcatgagaagaagtcgtttaaaggtatatctatttttaactctagcagcccctgaaAGGAGCCAAGTGTCCCCAACCGAACAACGTTGGTgaatgaccttataatgatgctacaaatcaagtttggtgaagatccatcaagtggttcatgggAAGAAagcatttaaaggcatttctaatttCAGTGGCTCTGGTaacccctaaaagggaccaattGTCCACATTTAAATTGGAGAGgcccttataatgatgctacaatcATATTTTATGAAGAGCCATCcggcagttcatgagaagaagtcatttaacggtatttctaactttagctctagtggcccctaaaaggagccatgCGCCCCCATATGTATAAAATTGGGTGTGTACCTTATAGTTATCATAAGCGCCTCACTCGGGTCGTCGAATTccttatgtgaggaagccatccagctggcttacggaaggtcggtggttctacccaggtgcccactcgtgataaTTAATGCATGAACTGGCACCTGGCGTcctcctccaccaacaaagctaGAAAAGTCACCAAATGACGTATAATTGTGTGCGACTTTAAACCTaacaaaagaattttaaaaaaaaataacaatgcttaagaccaagtttgatgaagctcAATTGAGCGGTTcctgagaagaagtcttttaaagttctttctattttagctctagttgGCCCTGAAAAAGGTCCAAGTGCCAACATAtgaagttttgaacaaatttaggagaGGGCCTCATGCTACAGATCAAttgtgatgaagatccatctagcgaTTCATGAAAAGAACTCGTTTTAAGGTGTTTCTAATTTCAGTTCTAGCGGTcctaaaatgggccaagtgcccccatgtGAACAAATTAGgtgaagaccttataatgatgctacagaccatgtttgatgaagatccatcacggggttcatgagaagaagttctttaaaCGTTTTCAAATTTTGGCTCTGCCCGCCCCTAAAAGAGACCAAGGttaaccatttaaacaaacttgataaaggTCTATGCcagaatgctactgaccaagtctgGTATAATTGTGACCTGTAGACTCAggggagaagatgtttaagtaaaatgttgacgcaggacgacggacgatggacgtcGGACCATCCACTTATAGCttacaaagttcaggtgagctaaaatagacatgtatatatatattggttGTGTTTTGTAAAGGAAAATGCGTATGACTAAGAAAGTTTAGAGTAATATAAAAACGTTAGAATATttattactgagaatatttagTTGCAAAGTTAATGCTATTAGGTATTGTAataatgcttagtattatgtTAAACTTTATGCCAACAGATAAAAACATGGAGAAACTTACTCCGCGTAATGATAAGCTAGTTTTATTTGAGAAATAGAATAGTTATGACTAAAAAGATTTTAAGAATTTTGTTCATTGTTGAGAATAATTACTGCTGTTATTGAGTAATTAAAGTTCAAAATCTTTTTGTTGCTAAACAGCATAGTAAAGAGTTGGCAAATAAATCCACTATTAGaagtagaattatttcatgtgaggaagccatccgacTGATATGAGGAAAGTCGTTATACATATGCCCAGGTGTCCATCCGTgccaaaaaaaaatcacctagGGTCTttttccaccatgaaaagcttATAATTTGCAATATGGCCTATACCTGCGTCAGTTTGACGACAaccaaagtaaaaacaaaaccaGTCCTCCTGGAAATTCAAAATGAGTACAGTTCATTCGAAATTCATTGCCctgatttcaatataataagTCCAATTTTGTAATTTCATAGTGCTCCATCTCCCAGAGCAATacaactttaacattttttttaacttttgtcaATTTCgctctatctccaaagtgaaaaatgtataattgcaaaaaagttaaattgaatAGTATTAGAAAGCATTATAGTCAGAATAAACTTAATGTATGGAACAAGTAGATATAGTTATTATCgttttcgcccagaaataaagaaactagacatgTGTTAAACTTCGGAAGCGATTTTCTCCACGTTcaaaaaatggtagatagagcatcgttccactcagGCGATCGACGACAGATATTTTcaatcgaggcagtttacctcgatTAAAGTGTTACAAACGCTTAAAATTCGACTTCCATCGTAAACAGTAGTAAAAGcaattaattctcatgtgtttccttaacatatagtctgtcagtattgaataattttcaaagcattcttaagaaatatagcattaattcccagatatttgaaaatgtctttattttcttgtcggacgatctggaggccagtgccgtctacatctacatctacatctattgtgtactgcccaacaatcaattctgattataactgggaggcgcttgtctgggacagactgttaaaagatgagcaagctcattaggtgcaaagttaaaaagaactacaattactaagataAAAACATAGATACAGATTAGAGggttacagttgccagcctctcagtgaatagaatcaaacttgggctggactgtatgtgtagggggagaccattccaggaacgaattgttcttggaaaaaaagagttaaaatggCATTGCGtatgagattgtgggatcaagtagttcaggttcTTTGTAGCAGGGGtgtagggacgatttgagcatttGGGCGGCGGAGGGGGTGGGTGGGTTTGGGAGGGGCATACCCCCTCCTATCCCCCTCCCATGAATTGGGGTCCGGGGTGGCCCtgtgaaaattttgcatatagctagagtaaaaAGTTTGAgctggcgacttcttggactgctcagtagcCGATTTGCGTTTGTGCTTTACTCAatcggcagaatttgagacacaacattaattgcaagtgtCTATAATGCAATTAAATACGATtgactttcattaattaatgtatcgCCTATAATCTGAGTCTGCGGGGTGTGAAAATACAATGAATTGtggattatcgattttgtacaataccctgtcaacatggtgatctagcaaggtgtcagcaATACAAGTACAatattctgtgtacatatcagtcgccgatgcacttcgTGATAAATTGACAATTGGGAAGACCGCTGTATTATTCTCAATTACGTTTTCTAGCTTTTTCAAAAATTACAAGTTCGGCATTTCACTACTCCTCAAAATATTGTTTGCCGCTCCAGCTCGTACGCCCTTGTGTAGGTGTGAggtggttatggtcaactgcaaaaagactgtactttattttttaaaatataataagggAATTTTTAATGCGGCAttgttcaagggattgccagttgaGATCTTTAAGCATTTGGGTAACGctgcttgtttgaccatagttGTTACATACGTATCAAGCTGCAGATCCTTGAACtcgttcaattttgtatgtgagggATTTTTGCCAAGGGCCGGTGCCATATAGTGGAACAGTATTCAAGCtgtgggcggacataggtgttgtaagctgtttcttttacttttttgttgtttgttttgacatttcttttgatgaatctaagtgaattatttgcttttgatgtgatgttatcaatgtgttttgaccaactgagatctttacAAGTTAGTGtaacgcctaggtatttagcagCTTCTGTAGTTTTAGAGGTATAATTGTAGATGATAGGTTTTTTCTTTCGAGTAATCCTCAGCACCTCACACTTATCCGGACTGAACTCCATTTACCAGTCCTTTTCCCAGGCTTCTAGGGAATAGGTGCCTAGCAGAACATTGTCCCAAATTCATGGAACGTTATTCCAGGATTCTGTTCGAACACCGAATCAAATCCGCCCGGCAGCTGGATGCGCGTGCGCGACACAGAGTAAAATAAGACCTTGAAATCGAaagaaataaagacaaaaatgttGCGGTTCGTGGCATCAAGGGTTGTTGCAGTGGcaaagacaacatcaaaaacacaGTTGTTGAAAAGTTTACCAGGTACACGCGGTCTTTACTTGCTTCTATTATTCAAAGTCATCTAGATTCTATTTACAAtgtagtgggtggggtacatgggACTGACTGAGCAAGTCGTCACGTATCATGTGTACGAAATGGTAAGTGCGGGGACAAGCTAACATTAACATTTACagacaataaatattttgtgcTTGAATATTTTCAGTGGTTGGTGTACAGAGAAACTGCCATACGCTAGATCTACCAGTCCGGTTACCAGAAGAGGTGAAGGAGGGAACAAATGCTGAAGAAAGTTTTCTGAATCTTTTGAAATCGGACCAACTCACTGGTTATGATATCCGTTCAGTAATGAATCAGATCCAggtaaatcaacatttatgaTCAGGCCATTTTGCTAGGGCTGTTTTTTTATGTCAGCTAACTAGGTGGAAAAACTTTTGTATGTGGTtttacggaaatattatagtttgccacGAACACTTGTTGCGATCATGCCGCGAAGATCAGGCAAACATGCCGCGAACATTTGATACAATTGATATAATGTTAGCGGGATGTTCGTTTGattttcacttttcacatgcaaattaatTTTGCCACAAACTTCCCGCGACAGTTGCTGTGGTCATCCCGTGAACGTAGTTGCTGCAAACATCCCGCGAGgtagttgctgcgaacatgccgcgaactgGCTGAAAACCATGACTACTAAGCAGAACCAGGCCAGATATTGTgcacagaaaaatgcaaaaacaaagaaattaataggaatcaggggtataaatttattgaataaacttgagtACTCAGGctgtaaaaaattcaaattgtcaGTGTCTGAGCTTTTTCATATCCTTTTTGGTGCATTTTGAACTTTAATGAAATACacttgaattttaactgttaattgTATTTATTCAGTAACAACTGGTGTCTCAGtgcatgtatttatttcattccaatgttttttcttcacactgcttaCAAGTTATATGTAtgactacaaatctgtcatagttttacatgttaTTGTTAATTATAAAACTAatgaagcttagaaattgtcataattagttctatatttatttttagataatctGTTTCAGCTCTGCAAAAGTTTaagcatttatttcattttcaaaattcctcatgTTTATCCAGatatatgagtatagatattaaacataaatactctgacttacaaataaaaatatattcctaTCATCCTTTAAGATTCACCATTCacttatttataaatgataaaggTCTGTAATGCATACAGATTCCCTCAAAACCTGTCCaaaatatctggttgtaatttagttatcagactcatactgtggccttacagataatgttacaaattaattgatctacagtTACCTGCTCTTATCAAAGCCCTTCataacagtttaccaaaaggttataatcttctaagttcttcttgcgaacatgccgcgatcattggtcttcctgcgagtatcccgcgaactagtatcaaaTCAGTCGCGGCATGACCGAGGGTAGCAGCGAATGTCTTGCGAATACTTCCTGAGAATAGGTATGTTCGTggcatgttcgcagctttttgaccatttcgtaagggtAGATGgaaaagcttttgtatgtaagctggtattagTTGGAAAaggcttttgtatgtaagctggtattagTTTGAAAGGGTTTTTATATGCTGTACCAGTTTTGAGACCAGCATACCCCATAGATGTTGTCATGGGACGACTGTTTGTAATTAAGTACTCTTTATCTGTTACCAACACAACTACCAAATGTATTTTGAGAACTTGCAGTAATAAGGTCATAAATAAAGTCTGCAAGAAGAGGGGCTTAAAAAGGACCTACCCTTTACAACAGAGCCCAAAATCATCCTACaggtatgtaagctggtatttgtTGGAAAagggttttgtatgtaagttagTATTAGTTGGAAAAgacttttgtatgtaagctggtattagTTGGAAAAGGCTTAAATTGTAAGTTGGTATTAGTTGGAAAAGGCTTTTGTACAAGTATGTAAATTGGTATTAGGTGGAAAGCTTCAAGTAGTTGAGCGCACTCATGAAACAGCTGTTATAAAGTAATCTTAAGATTCTTATACAAGGCAACTTACCTCATAAAAGGTGCAAATTATATATGTATTAGGGAAACATTACAAGCTTGAGATcggtattttatttttgtgttattaatttttttcatgaacattttcttttaaactatcttaacattttctttttcgtTAACAGGGTTATGACGAAATTCCATCTCCAGATGTTTTAGATGCATTGATGCATGCATGTCGAAGAGTAAATGACTATGCTCTTGCTGTCCGCATCTTGGAAGCTGTCAGTGTGAgtgaaaaaaaattctgttctATTAGCTACTTAATGACTTGTtttctcctcctaaaccactatgTCAGTTTCAGACAAACTTCACAGGATATTCCTTGGGTAGTCTTCATTTAGATTCCCTCAAATCTAGAAGAATTCTGGTTTGCTGTGGCAACCAAATGGAAAGAACTGTCCCAGATTTAAAATACtttcacagaaatattccttGGATGATTGTTTAGCAAATTCCCTCAAACTCTGTTTTGTTGAAAAACATTGCCGCCAGGGTGAGGGACTAGTTTTCCCTGTATAACTTTATGGAAAAGTTTGAATGTCCTGATCTGAAAGTGCTGTCccgatttaaaataattttacagcaatGTTGCTAGGATGACACTGGTCCAGATTCATTCAGATTATTCTGATTTATTAAAAAGCAGCTGCCGGGGATGGGGGACTGGCCTTTCATATATGGctgtatgaaaaaattaaaaaatatttgtcgCTGAAACtcttggcccaattttaaaataattataatggaaAGTGACTACCAAATTCcctcaaataattattttttgttgtaaaaccAGATCTCTAGTGGGCAAGATAGTTTGCTTTTAAAAGGTAACTGTATggaaaactttaaacatcttctgtGAAAGCAGTGTTCTTTGGTAACCACTACATTCATTCAtatagaaaaact
Proteins encoded:
- the LOC123523199 gene encoding cytochrome c oxidase subunit 5A, mitochondrial-like — its product is MLRFVASRVVAVAKTTSKTQLLKSLPVVGVQRNCHTLDLPVRLPEEVKEGTNAEESFLNLLKSDQLTGYDIRSVMNQIQGYDEIPSPDVLDALMHACRRVNDYALAVRILEAVSFKCGKSDDTFSQLMQAIRPTLDKLGILTPEQMGYDKPELYLKSVFDIHK